A genome region from Sphingobium sp. CR2-8 includes the following:
- a CDS encoding TonB-dependent receptor domain-containing protein — MGDRGNPDLKPERATSWTATLDLHPRAVPDLQIELSYFDIAYRDRIVAPITYSSQSLSNPIYADLINVSPSEADKASALANTESINYLTGAYNPATVVAIVDNRNANATRQNIKGVDLSVRYALALGGGQRLTFSANGSYLHSAQKLSASQPLVALAGTIFNPPHYRGRGAVTWTNGATSLSSTLSYMGSTEDLRFTPVTRSGEMTTIDLTARHHIGEAGLLSNMDVGLTLLNILNEKPGVVRRSQVYDLPYDSTNNSAIGRFVSLSITKHW, encoded by the coding sequence ATTGGTGACCGGGGGAACCCCGATCTCAAGCCCGAGCGCGCCACGAGCTGGACAGCGACGCTCGATCTCCACCCACGAGCAGTCCCAGACCTGCAGATCGAACTGAGCTATTTCGACATTGCCTATCGCGATCGCATCGTCGCACCCATCACCTACAGCAGTCAGTCGCTGAGCAATCCCATCTATGCGGATTTGATCAATGTCTCGCCGTCCGAGGCTGACAAGGCGTCCGCTCTGGCAAATACCGAGTCGATCAATTATCTGACCGGCGCCTACAATCCGGCGACCGTTGTCGCCATTGTGGACAATCGCAACGCCAATGCTACGCGGCAGAATATCAAGGGCGTGGATCTGTCGGTTCGCTACGCGCTCGCCCTTGGCGGCGGGCAACGACTGACATTCAGTGCCAACGGCAGCTATCTGCATAGCGCGCAAAAGCTGAGTGCCAGCCAGCCGCTCGTGGCTCTGGCAGGCACGATCTTCAATCCGCCCCATTATCGGGGTCGCGGTGCCGTCACCTGGACCAACGGCGCCACATCCTTGTCGAGCACCCTGAGCTATATGGGATCGACGGAAGACCTTCGCTTCACGCCTGTCACCCGATCGGGCGAGATGACGACGATCGACCTTACGGCGCGGCATCATATAGGCGAGGCGGGTCTGCTATCGAACATGGATGTGGGGCTGACCCTTCTCAATATCCTCAATGAGAAGCCGGGGGTCGTGCGCCGCTCGCAAGTTTACGATCTGCCCTACGACTCCACCAACAATTCAGCGATCGGCCGCTTCGTCAGCCTTTCGATTACGAAGCATTGGTGA
- a CDS encoding TonB-dependent receptor, which translates to MRISGILHSTLLASAALTTLAVYQCAAAQTDVAVPYNQSSQPMADALREAAAASRMEILFVPADVAGLTAPPLQGQFTPQVAVDRLLAGTGLHARITDGTIFIRGRDGAADALATGEAANAIVVTGSRLKGVTSPSPTIVLDQEDMRNAGQTNLGDVVRSIPQSFGGGQNVGVGLNVPSASGVNVGSGSSINLRGLGSDATLTLLNGHRLAYNVSRQSVDVSAIPMLAVDRLEIVADGASAIYGSDAVAGVANIILKRDFDGVSTSARLGISTDGGNEQQQYGVIMGKKWGSGGAFIAYDFERDTAIEARQRSYTANYGGQSLFPAVKRHNLIMSGHQALTADLTFSLDALYNHRTSLYNYPLNATGDYRQLGTLLFPRNTSFALAPSLDWSVGQGWSLSLAGMYGKDKTHYDSDTYISGSVFSSVRACYCNDAQSIELNASGPLMQLPGGEAKLAVGGGYRRNGFHAYRTTGSPQNINVSQDSYYGFTELNLPLVSRMMGVRFVDQLTFSGAIRYEDYPGIDKIATPKLGLIYAPTPDFSLKGSWGKSFKAPTMFHQYSGKFVSVTAVRNVGGSGYPANATALLVTGGTPISSPSAPRAGQRRSISTHEQSQTCRSN; encoded by the coding sequence ATGCGTATTTCCGGGATTCTGCATTCTACTCTGCTCGCCAGCGCGGCGCTGACCACGCTGGCGGTGTACCAATGTGCTGCGGCCCAAACCGACGTCGCGGTGCCTTATAATCAGTCCAGCCAGCCAATGGCCGATGCGCTGCGCGAGGCCGCCGCTGCATCCAGGATGGAGATACTCTTCGTACCTGCCGATGTCGCCGGACTTACTGCGCCTCCGCTCCAGGGACAATTCACGCCGCAGGTCGCCGTCGATCGATTGCTGGCCGGAACCGGCCTGCATGCACGCATTACAGACGGGACTATCTTCATTCGGGGGCGAGACGGGGCGGCGGATGCCCTCGCCACGGGTGAAGCGGCGAACGCGATCGTCGTCACCGGATCCCGGCTGAAGGGTGTTACGTCGCCATCGCCTACGATCGTGCTTGATCAGGAAGACATGCGCAACGCCGGGCAAACCAATCTTGGCGACGTCGTCCGGAGCATTCCGCAGAGTTTCGGTGGCGGCCAGAATGTTGGTGTTGGACTGAATGTCCCTTCGGCCAGCGGCGTCAATGTCGGCTCGGGATCGAGCATAAATCTGCGTGGCCTGGGATCGGATGCAACCCTGACACTGCTCAACGGTCATCGGCTGGCCTATAATGTGTCGCGGCAAAGCGTCGATGTGTCCGCCATCCCCATGCTGGCCGTCGATCGCCTCGAGATCGTGGCGGACGGTGCGTCCGCGATCTACGGATCTGACGCTGTCGCCGGCGTTGCCAACATCATCCTGAAACGCGACTTCGACGGCGTCAGCACCAGCGCCCGGCTGGGGATATCGACCGACGGCGGCAACGAGCAGCAGCAATATGGCGTTATCATGGGGAAGAAATGGGGCAGCGGCGGGGCCTTCATAGCCTATGATTTCGAACGCGACACGGCGATCGAGGCGCGCCAGCGCAGCTATACCGCCAACTATGGCGGGCAATCCCTCTTTCCCGCTGTAAAACGGCATAACCTGATCATGAGTGGCCATCAGGCATTGACCGCTGATCTCACATTTTCGCTCGACGCGCTCTACAACCACCGCACCAGCCTCTACAATTATCCGCTTAACGCGACCGGAGACTATCGCCAGTTGGGAACATTGCTGTTTCCGCGCAATACCTCCTTCGCTCTGGCGCCGTCGCTGGACTGGTCGGTCGGCCAGGGCTGGTCGCTCTCCCTTGCTGGCATGTACGGCAAGGACAAGACGCACTATGATTCCGACACCTACATCAGCGGATCCGTCTTTTCGTCGGTCCGCGCTTGCTATTGCAACGATGCTCAGTCGATCGAACTGAATGCCAGCGGGCCGCTGATGCAGTTGCCGGGCGGCGAGGCCAAACTCGCCGTCGGCGGCGGCTATCGACGCAATGGATTTCATGCCTATCGGACAACCGGCTCGCCGCAAAACATCAATGTGTCTCAGGACAGCTATTACGGTTTTACCGAACTGAACCTGCCGCTTGTCTCGCGGATGATGGGCGTGCGCTTCGTCGATCAACTGACGTTCAGTGGCGCGATCCGCTATGAGGATTATCCGGGCATCGACAAGATCGCCACGCCCAAGCTCGGCCTGATCTACGCGCCCACGCCCGATTTCTCATTGAAGGGATCCTGGGGGAAATCGTTCAAGGCGCCCACCATGTTCCATCAATATTCGGGGAAATTCGTATCGGTCACCGCGGTGCGCAATGTGGGCGGATCGGGCTATCCGGCGAACGCCACCGCGCTATTGGTGACCGGGGGAACCCCGATCTCAAGCCCGAGCGCGCCACGAGCTGGACAGCGACGCTCGATCTCCACCCACGAGCAGTCCCAGACCTGCAGATCGAACTGA
- a CDS encoding RNA polymerase sigma factor, whose protein sequence is MLTAPSAESALLDTLFRQESSRLLSYFRRKTGDAEAASDLVQESFVQIARVPRIGDLVNPGAYLQRVARNLLFGRARGPRRAFERQMVAFEDDCDCAHPPQQEMEIEASQLLVLYEKAVAGLAPKTREIFLMSRRDGMTYKEIQAKVALSMGAVEYHMMRAIAHIDQYLDDHDQFAR, encoded by the coding sequence GTGCTGACGGCGCCCAGCGCGGAGAGCGCGCTGCTCGACACGCTCTTTCGGCAAGAGTCTTCACGCCTGCTTTCCTATTTTAGGCGAAAGACCGGAGATGCCGAAGCCGCCAGTGATCTTGTCCAGGAGAGCTTCGTTCAGATCGCGCGCGTCCCGCGCATTGGCGATCTGGTCAATCCCGGCGCCTATCTGCAACGCGTTGCCCGAAACCTCCTGTTTGGCCGCGCCCGTGGACCACGACGAGCCTTCGAGCGGCAGATGGTGGCGTTTGAGGATGACTGCGATTGCGCCCATCCGCCACAACAAGAGATGGAGATCGAAGCCAGTCAGCTCCTTGTCCTTTACGAAAAAGCCGTTGCCGGTCTAGCGCCAAAGACACGGGAGATTTTCCTGATGAGCAGGCGCGACGGCATGACCTACAAGGAAATTCAGGCGAAAGTCGCGCTAAGCATGGGTGCCGTGGAATATCATATGATGCGCGCCATAGCCCATATCGACCAATATCTGGACGACCATGACCAATTTGCCCGCTGA
- a CDS encoding HEPN domain-containing protein, with the protein MRTDLEHLPANKQRELDRVKQIIFEEFDDALALARHDWKKKGRILKVILYGSYARGGWVDEPHTAKGYQSDYDVLIIVNDQRLTDRVTYWSKLDQRLILELTVTKGLRTPVNFIVHTLQEVNDGLAHGRYFFMDVARDGIALYEAEDTELHQPKPKTPGQALEMAKEYYEEWFPSAMKRFEGAKFYIEKGYVKDAAFDLHQACERLYHCVLLVCTFYTPHVHNLGFLRTQAERIDRRLVHVWPGDTKKDRAAFEKLKDAYVKARYSKHYRVSLEQLNWLAEQIEELGRVVHMVCSERLAVLEGEVRTAG; encoded by the coding sequence ATGCGAACCGATCTCGAACATTTACCGGCCAACAAGCAGCGCGAGCTCGACCGGGTAAAGCAGATCATCTTCGAGGAATTCGATGATGCGCTAGCGCTTGCCCGCCATGATTGGAAAAAGAAGGGCCGCATTTTGAAGGTCATTCTGTACGGCAGCTATGCCCGCGGAGGATGGGTGGATGAGCCGCATACGGCCAAAGGATATCAATCCGACTATGACGTCCTGATCATCGTCAACGATCAGCGTCTGACCGATCGCGTCACCTACTGGTCCAAGCTGGATCAACGCCTCATTCTCGAACTGACCGTCACTAAAGGTTTGAGGACACCCGTGAACTTCATCGTCCATACCCTTCAGGAGGTGAACGACGGCCTGGCCCACGGACGCTATTTCTTCATGGACGTCGCCCGGGACGGTATCGCGCTATATGAGGCAGAGGATACCGAACTCCACCAGCCCAAGCCTAAAACGCCTGGCCAAGCGCTGGAGATGGCCAAAGAATATTACGAAGAGTGGTTCCCGTCAGCGATGAAAAGGTTCGAAGGCGCTAAGTTTTACATTGAAAAGGGCTACGTGAAGGACGCAGCTTTTGATCTGCATCAGGCATGCGAACGGCTTTATCATTGCGTTCTCCTCGTCTGCACTTTCTATACGCCCCATGTGCATAATCTGGGCTTCTTGCGGACGCAGGCCGAGCGCATCGATCGGCGTCTCGTCCATGTCTGGCCAGGGGACACGAAAAAGGACCGCGCTGCCTTCGAGAAGTTGAAGGACGCCTATGTGAAGGCGCGCTATTCCAAACATTATCGCGTCTCGCTTGAGCAGCTCAACTGGTTGGCTGAGCAGATCGAGGAGCTGGGGCGCGTCGTACATATGGTGTGTTCGGAACGCTTGGCCGTCCTGGAAGGCGAGGTCCGCACGGCGGGCTGA
- a CDS encoding Atxe2 family lasso peptide isopeptidase: MTLAWMNYRARLLIGGIGLLLGSVCGPPAMASQCADLLPGLRQDVARAVTAGDIAKLRDIGPIGGMPAGQSPLALSPDGRSIAFILTRAHPETNSYCQGLVVVDLRPDSVARLVDQGGELIRVTFQSEQRGLLTDTGIAAINQPRWSPDGSQIAYLRKDGGRTQAWRASVHGKSGAQVSHSPVDVEAVAWSDDGRALIYANRPSLIEENAKLDRESLTGYLFDDRAMPIYGDRPMIRGPLPLHYAAADISSTSSSDRAATPAERTALDRIGPGMLLGGPLAITGPSGEEGWVKAEVPDRYLSPIRLWGKDREGREWQCQHSSCTDGIIGMWWSAKHGAVRYLRRDGYGGSRLTFYLWTPGHAAPRKMWGTDGLLTGCLPLEDHLICAQEGSTQPRRIVALDADTGRSSVVFDPNPEFQYLQMGKVQRLYWKNPLGFETFGDLVLPANYPVGAKLPMIVVQYRTRGFLRGSIGDEYPIHAFAAQGFAVLSVESPPFFATSLKQGNWRTWKDAESENVKGWRERHNGASSIVAGVETAMATGVIDPKRIGLTGLSDGSTTAWYLLINTDLFAATSVSTCCADPKTDLIMGGPAWEKERRRFGYPAPTNDNPAFWKPISPAMNAARIKGPVLMQLASDEYLRALEAYTAFREIGPPVEMFLFPGDHHIKWQPAHRMAIYARNIDWFNFWLRDAVDPAPEKAAQYDRWRRLKSQLRP; the protein is encoded by the coding sequence ATGACATTGGCATGGATGAACTATCGCGCACGGTTGTTGATCGGGGGCATCGGCCTGCTTTTGGGCAGTGTCTGCGGGCCGCCAGCCATGGCCTCGCAATGTGCGGATTTGCTACCCGGTCTGCGTCAGGACGTCGCGCGCGCGGTAACGGCGGGCGATATCGCGAAGTTGCGGGACATAGGGCCAATCGGCGGCATGCCCGCAGGACAGAGTCCGCTAGCCCTGTCACCCGATGGGCGGTCGATCGCCTTCATCCTGACCCGGGCACATCCTGAGACTAACAGCTATTGCCAGGGCCTCGTGGTGGTCGATCTTCGGCCGGACAGCGTCGCCCGGCTCGTCGATCAAGGTGGAGAATTGATCCGGGTTACCTTCCAGAGCGAGCAGCGCGGACTTCTGACCGATACGGGTATCGCCGCGATCAACCAGCCGCGCTGGTCGCCCGATGGCAGCCAGATTGCGTATCTGCGCAAGGATGGGGGCAGGACGCAGGCATGGCGCGCGAGCGTGCATGGAAAAAGCGGCGCGCAGGTGTCCCATTCCCCCGTCGATGTCGAGGCCGTCGCCTGGTCGGATGACGGGAGGGCGCTCATATATGCCAACCGACCATCCCTGATCGAAGAAAATGCTAAGCTCGATCGGGAAAGCCTGACAGGCTACCTTTTCGACGATCGGGCGATGCCCATCTATGGTGACCGACCGATGATCCGGGGGCCTTTGCCCCTTCATTATGCCGCTGCAGATATTTCTTCGACGTCCTCATCGGATCGCGCCGCCACGCCAGCCGAGCGGACCGCGCTCGACAGGATCGGTCCGGGCATGCTGCTGGGAGGTCCTTTGGCCATCACAGGGCCTTCTGGTGAGGAAGGGTGGGTGAAGGCGGAGGTGCCCGATCGTTATCTCAGTCCCATCCGCTTGTGGGGCAAGGACCGGGAGGGACGTGAATGGCAGTGTCAGCACAGCAGCTGTACCGATGGCATCATCGGCATGTGGTGGTCCGCCAAACATGGGGCCGTCCGGTACCTGCGCCGCGACGGCTACGGCGGCAGTCGCCTGACATTCTATCTATGGACGCCCGGACACGCCGCCCCGCGAAAGATGTGGGGTACTGATGGCCTGCTGACGGGCTGCCTCCCTTTGGAGGATCATCTGATTTGCGCGCAGGAAGGGTCGACCCAGCCCCGGCGCATAGTGGCGCTGGATGCCGATACCGGCAGATCATCGGTCGTTTTCGATCCAAACCCGGAATTCCAGTATTTGCAGATGGGAAAGGTCCAGCGCCTTTACTGGAAGAATCCGTTGGGCTTTGAGACCTTCGGCGACCTTGTCCTGCCCGCCAATTACCCCGTCGGCGCAAAACTGCCGATGATCGTCGTCCAATATCGAACACGCGGCTTCCTGCGTGGCAGTATCGGTGACGAATATCCCATCCATGCCTTTGCCGCGCAGGGCTTCGCCGTCCTGAGCGTCGAGAGCCCGCCGTTCTTCGCTACCAGTCTAAAGCAAGGCAACTGGCGGACGTGGAAGGATGCGGAATCGGAAAATGTGAAAGGATGGCGGGAACGGCACAATGGGGCCTCGTCCATCGTCGCCGGCGTCGAGACGGCTATGGCGACAGGCGTGATCGATCCGAAGAGGATCGGCCTGACCGGTCTGAGCGATGGCTCGACCACCGCCTGGTATTTGCTCATCAATACCGATCTGTTCGCTGCAACCTCTGTCAGCACCTGTTGCGCCGACCCCAAGACGGACCTGATCATGGGTGGACCAGCCTGGGAAAAGGAACGGCGGCGTTTCGGTTACCCCGCGCCAACCAACGATAATCCAGCCTTCTGGAAACCCATCTCGCCCGCCATGAATGCCGCCAGGATCAAGGGACCCGTCCTGATGCAACTGGCCAGCGATGAATATCTGCGCGCGCTCGAGGCCTATACTGCCTTCCGGGAGATTGGCCCGCCGGTCGAGATGTTCCTCTTTCCGGGCGATCACCACATCAAGTGGCAACCGGCTCACCGCATGGCCATCTATGCGCGCAATATCGACTGGTTCAATTTCTGGTTGCGTGATGCCGTCGATCCGGCGCCGGAGAAGGCGGCGCAATATGATCGGTGGCGGAGGCTGAAATCGCAACTTCGTCCATAA
- a CDS encoding FecR family protein: MTNLPADPAPDLDPRTVAAMWLAKMQRPDAERYRSDLDAWLAADPANLSAYNKAAGRFHDAKMLSRSTRWQRTPGDSPGHRTQWALVAIVVVVLGAAWPLWNTLSPPATIETNGRQTAATDAVAASATLENQHGPISRRRLPDGSFVSLDTQSVMRFAFNPKARDIWLDAGRARFSVAHDGRPFIVHAGTGTVTATGTVFDVALAPGGAVQVRLLEGGVDVQPSIARPLPPRTLKAGQALTFTRIDHAVPIAAIDPRDIEWVDGMMAFESAPSRKSSLSPTGTPARRSASRAAAFPTCGCPDGFGSTIPTGSLPTWPKVSI; this comes from the coding sequence ATGACCAATTTGCCCGCTGATCCCGCCCCTGACCTGGACCCGCGCACCGTTGCGGCCATGTGGCTGGCGAAAATGCAGCGACCCGATGCCGAGCGGTATCGATCGGATCTGGATGCGTGGCTCGCCGCCGACCCTGCCAATCTTTCGGCTTACAATAAAGCGGCCGGCCGTTTTCACGATGCGAAGATGTTGAGCCGATCAACGCGATGGCAGCGAACACCGGGGGATAGTCCCGGTCACCGCACGCAATGGGCTCTCGTCGCGATCGTTGTCGTCGTGTTGGGCGCAGCCTGGCCGCTCTGGAACACGCTATCACCCCCTGCCACAATCGAGACCAATGGTCGGCAGACGGCTGCAACCGACGCAGTTGCCGCATCAGCCACCTTAGAAAATCAGCATGGTCCGATTTCCCGCCGGCGCCTGCCTGACGGATCATTTGTATCGCTGGATACGCAAAGCGTAATGCGGTTTGCCTTCAATCCCAAGGCCCGGGATATCTGGCTGGATGCCGGCCGCGCGCGCTTTTCCGTTGCCCATGACGGCCGCCCCTTCATCGTGCACGCCGGAACAGGTACAGTGACAGCAACCGGGACAGTGTTTGACGTCGCACTTGCGCCTGGCGGCGCGGTGCAGGTCAGATTGCTGGAAGGGGGCGTCGATGTGCAACCGTCGATCGCACGTCCATTGCCGCCACGTACGCTGAAGGCGGGTCAGGCCCTGACCTTCACCCGGATCGATCATGCCGTGCCAATCGCCGCCATCGACCCGCGCGACATCGAATGGGTCGATGGCATGATGGCATTTGAGTCTGCCCCCTCTCGGAAATCGTCGCTATCGCCAACCGGTACGCCCGCGCGCCGATCCGCATCGAGGGCAGCGGCCTTCCCGACGTGCGGCTGTCCGGACGGTTTCGGATCGACAATCCCGACCGGCTCGCTGCCAACCTGGCCCAAAGTCTCGATTTGA